A stretch of the Elephas maximus indicus isolate mEleMax1 chromosome 3, mEleMax1 primary haplotype, whole genome shotgun sequence genome encodes the following:
- the LOC126071499 gene encoding olfactory receptor 10R2 codes for MDTVLGSEVVMAENLTMVTEFLLIGFSSLGEIQLALFVVFLFLYLVILSGNVTIISIIRLDRNLHTPMYFFLGILSTSETFYTFVILPKMLINLLSVARTMSYTCCVIQMFFFLGFAITNCLLLGVMGYDRYAAICHPLHYPILMSWQMCGKLAAACGFGGFLASLMVVNLVFSLPFCNANKVNHYFCDISPVIRLACTNTDVHEFVIFICGVLVLVVPFFFVCTSYLCILRTILKIPSVEGRKKSFSTCSSHLTVVIIHYGCASFIYLRPTASYVSNKDRLVTVIYTIVTPLLNPMVYSLRNKDVQFALRRVLGKKVTLKSCK; via the exons ATGGACACTGTTCTAGGAAGTGAGGTG GTCATGGCAGAAAACCTCACAATGGTCACTGAGTTCCTGTTAATAGGTTTTTCAAGCCTTGGTGAAATTCAGCTTGCCCTCTttgtggtttttctctttctgtatctAGTCATTCTGAGTGGCAACGTCACCATCATCAGTATCATCCGCCTGGATCGAAACCTCCATACACCAATGTACTTCTTCCTTGGCATTCTCTCCACCTCTGAGACTTTCTACACCTTTGTGATTTTACCTAAGATGCTCATCAATCTACTTTCTGTGGCCAGGACAATGTCCTACACCTGCTGTGtcattcaaatgttctttttcctTGGCTTTGCTATTACCAACTGCCTGCTATTAGGTGTGATGGGTTATGATCGCTATGCTGCCATTTGTCACCCTCTGCATTACCCAATCCTTATGAGTTGGCAGATGTGTGGAAAACTGGCAGCTGCCTGTGGGTTTGGAGGTTTCTTGGCCTCCCTTATGGTAGTAAATTTAGTTTTTAGCCTTCCTTTCTGTAATGCAAACAAGGTCAACCATTACTTCTGTGACATCTCACCAGTCATTCGTCTGGCTTGCACCAATACCGATGTTCACGAATTTGTCATCTTCATCTGTGGAGTTCTCGTACTTGTGGTgcctttcttctttgtgtgtACTTCTTATCTCTGCATCTTGAGGACTATCCTGAAGATTCCCTCAGTTGAGGGGCGGAAGAAATCCTTTTCCACATGTTCCTCTCACCTCACTGTTGTCATTATTCACTATGGTTGTGCTTCCTTCATCTACCTAAGGCCTACAGCAAGCTATGTGTCCAATAAGGACAGGCTAGTGACAGTGATATACACCATTGTCACTCCATTACTAAATCCCATGGTATACAGCCTCAGAAACAAGGATGTCCAGTTTGCTCTCAGAAGAGTGTTAGGAAAGAAAGTAACTTTAAAATCAtgtaaatga